CGCAAGCTGACCGAGCCGGTCAAACTGCCCGCGGCGGTCGTCGAGGAGGCGTTCCTGCAGGCAAATCCGGGCTGGCGGCCCGACATGCTGACGATCACCTGCCGGGAGGGGCGCATCCACGAGGCGCGGCTGTGCCTGACCCGCGACCTGGAACCGCGCCTGTGCGGCGACGACGTCGTGCGCGATTGCGAGATGCGCGACGCGCTGATGGACGCCGTGCCCTAGGAGACGACATCGTCGGCCCCGCCCGGCCTTCGGGCGGGGCCTGCCACCTGTCCCCGGCGGCGGTCCGGGCGCCTTCCCCCAAAGTCTCGCCCGGCGCCGCATCGGGCGGCGGTTGGTCGGCGCGCGGTCCCGCGCGCTGTCGGGGTCAGCCGCGCTTGCGGCGCCCGGCGGCGCCGAGGGCGGCAAGGCCTGCCAGCAGGAACCCGGCCGCGGCCGGCAGCGGAACGGGGGCGACGGTCACCAGGTCCTGGCTCTTGGTCGGGGCCGCGGTGGACCGCAGGAACGTCAGGCGATAACCGCCCGTCTCGCCCGACAGCGCCAGGAATTCGGCCGCCTTGTCCTCGACCGCGCCGGACGTCGCGCCGCGCAGCGCGAAGCGACCCGAGGACAGGTCGATATCGTCGCTGTCATAGACGAGTTCCCAGATCGCCACCTGGAAGGCGGCCGAGGCGATCGCGTCCGTCGCGTCGCCGTAATGCTGCGTGAACAACCGGTCGAGATTGCCGACCGCCTCGGCGCCGAGCAGGCCCGCAGCGGTTTCGTAGGGGGTCGACGTCTTGACGAGGTTGTGCGCAAGGTCCACGCACCAGGCCAGCAGCCGGTCGCCCGTGCCGACCACGTCAAACGTGAACTCGCCGCCGCGCGCGGCCTTGGCGCCACCGTCGAAGGTGAAATAGACGTTCTTTGCGCCGGTCTCCTGCCCGACATAGTCGAGTTGCAAGGTCGAGGCCGAAGCCGTCGCCATTGAGCCTGCCAGGGCCAGGCCGGCCATTCCGATTACGCGCATACTCTTTCCCCACACCAGATTACCGGTCACCACGGCAGGGCCCGAGCGGCCCCGCCTGCAATCAAGATAATCCCGTGGCGCAAAAGTGGCGAGACCGTGGCGGGAAACACTCCGTTTCGCGGGAAACGCCGCGGTCAGGCGATCTTCAGGACGATCTTGCCGACATGCGCGCTCGACTCCATGCGGGCATGCGCCTCGGACGCGGCCTCCAGCGGAAACTCGGAATCCATCACCGGCCGGACCCGGCCCGCGGCGACCAGCGGCC
This genomic window from Rhodovulum sp. ES.010 contains:
- a CDS encoding VPLPA-CTERM sorting domain-containing protein encodes the protein MATASASTLQLDYVGQETGAKNVYFTFDGGAKAARGGEFTFDVVGTGDRLLAWCVDLAHNLVKTSTPYETAAGLLGAEAVGNLDRLFTQHYGDATDAIASAAFQVAIWELVYDSDDIDLSSGRFALRGATSGAVEDKAAEFLALSGETGGYRLTFLRSTAAPTKSQDLVTVAPVPLPAAAGFLLAGLAALGAAGRRKRG